GGAAAgtaaccagacacaaaaggccacattttGTACTATTCTATGTATATGAGACACTAATCAGATTAGTGATTGCTAGGAGCTAGGGGGTTGGAGgcaatggggagtgactgctgatGGATACAGAGTTTCTTTTCAGGTTGACGGAAATGTTCTGAAACTTAATATTGATAATAATGATGGTTACACACCTTAGGGACTGTACAGAAAACACACTCAACTGTGCACTTGAAAAAGTTGAATATGGTATATGAATATATCTCgataaaaataatcaaacaaaaaatagaacaataacaaaaaggagAACACAGAACCCACCCTATCAAGTCTCAGAGCAAAACACTATCTTATGAAGTTGGGTTGTGGGAGAAAGGCCCTGGGCTGAGAGGATATTGGGCCTGTGTTTAAGTGTTTAAGCCTGGGCTCCTCCATTGACGTTGGCATGGCTTTGGGGAAGTCTTTTCTCCTCtcggtgcctcagtttccccacctgttaAATGGCATTGCTGTGAGAATATATCCCTGATGGGATTTGAAAAGTGTAAAGTGCTTATTTTAACTTACAAGGCACTAATTACAAGCGAGGTATCATTATAGTACTGGAGGGTGAACGGAGAGCCTAGAAGTATGATGAAAGGTAACCTTCTGCCATTGGCTCCATAAGAGATCTGAAGATGTGGCACTATCATTGtgtgtgcagaaaaaaaaaaaatcattcacttGCTCTCACtcactttttaaagagaatgCCAAGTTGCCAGCTGCCACCCTGACTGCCAGTCCCACCCTgatcttcagttttaaaaagatgagaaatttgggggaggggagataaattatgagtttgggactaatatatacacactgctatctataaaatagataaacaacaaggacatactgtatagcacaggaaactatactcaatatcctgtaatgccctttaatggaaaagaatctaaaaagaacacatgaatcactgaatcactttgctatacacctggaactaacacaatcTTGTAAATTAAGTGTACTTCAGTAAAACACCTTAAACAAGATGAGAAATGTGGAGGCTGAGATGAAAGGTTTCTGTATCAACAAGAAGAGGGGGGAAATCTTTTAATATCTACCTTCTGTACAGAATGCCCCTTGGCACCACCTCTGACTGGGATGTCTGAGCTTTCAGTGCTGGGGGTCCTTTGGGAGACTGTGTAGTCTCCCTAATCTCATAATAAGTGACTTAAGGGAAAGGATCACCTTGGGACCCCGCTGGGTTCCAGGACTGCAAACTCTCCATACAATTCTCTGTCTTCTATCTGTTGCATTTTCTCGAAGCTTCCCAACCTCCATATGGGTTTGCAAGGTTTTCCTGGGATCCCCAGGGAATGTCCAAGTTCTGCTCTGTTTTGAATCTATATCCTAATAGCTTGCAAATCCCCAGTAAAGTGTTTCTCTCCATCTTCAGTTATTAGCGCTTCCTAGCAGGTCTTTTAGAAAGACACAATTCAAAACCTTTTGGAAGCTTAAATAAACCATATACACTGCCCTCTACCCAGTAAAAATCTCCCCCCTTAACTGTTCCAATATAATTGCACATGGAGCTTGTCCTACCCTTTCAGAACCTGACTGGCTTTCTTCTTCATAGGTATCCACATAACGGATTTGATATCCATCTGTTTTTCTTAGGATGGGGactattttcagaattttttgttaagataattcataaaaataagaaaattagccAGATGCAGAATTCTCTTACCCCCATTATTAAAATCGTTGCCTTGTCCACTTGTCTGGTATGGAAACATCCAAGCCCCACGAGGTTATGATCAAGCCATACTGGAAcaggggcaggggccagggaCCAGGTGACCCTCTGTCCTGCTCATTGCTCAGTCCCAAGGAAGTCTAGGCCACAGTCCATCTAGAATCCCCACTGTCCTTGGCCTCCACTAGCTCTGGGGCCATCTGATCTCAGAAGGACAGTGCACTGAATAACAGTTTGCGAGCTccctttacaattttttttgggggggtgggggcagtgggtaGGGTAGGGAACGCTCCAATGCCTTAAGTCATTAGAATGctggtttcttttttcattcaaatttttatttacttgaatTTAAAACCATTCTTTGCTACAAGTAAAAGGATCTAAACCCGTGGGAAACCTGCATTAGCAGCCAGATGTGAACGAACGACTTCACGGTGCAGAGGAGCTTTCGGCTTTGGCCTCTTTTTAGGAGCTTATGGTTGCCTAGGGGAGACATCGGAGCCTGTTGGGGGACTGCGTTTATCTCGAATCCTGGCTGAGTTTGGCCCTGACTGCGCGCGGCCGGGGCTCCAGGCGACGCGGAGCTGTGAGATACTGAATGAGAAAAGACTCCAGGCAGAAGATTGTTCTTGCAGATTCCCTTCTCAGCGTGCGCAGAATGCTGGTGAGGCATTCATGTTCAAACAAACAAGAGGACACATTACTAGTTTGGACCTCTCAACTAGAGAAGGTGCATGCGATCTTGATTTTTTCAGTCTCGTCTGTCTTTCCCTTAAAGGTCCCTGAATGTTGAAGTCATCTGCGGAAACCTCCCCCTAGcctttctcccccctcccccaccatccaGATGGTGGCGCTCTGGGACAGTGCAACCCCCTCTACCCCACTGCAGCCAAGTCTGGGACAAGTTTCAAGGTGTTTGCTGAAATTGTCTGGGAGACTTCTCAATCAGAATCGTAACTTTGAGCAGCTGGCACGAAATCTACCCCCAAGACCAAGGTCGTTGAGGAACCGAGTATCCGAATCTCCCCCGAGCCCGAACCTCTCGGATTTTGCGTGGCCTGTGAGCTCCGAGAGCCTGGGCGCACCACAGGGAACTGTGACTCCTGGGGAGGGAGATCCGCGGGGCCGAGGGGGCGGCCCGACCCAGTTGAGGTCGAAATGAGACCCCCCGCAAAGGAAAAGGACCGAGAGGAGTTATGCCTGGGGCGGGGCCGCTGGTCTGCCGGGGGCTTCTGGGTTGCATAGCCCAGCATCTCCGCGCCTGTCCCGCCGCTCCGGCGTAGCTCCCGGAGCTCCTCAAGCGCCCCGCGCCACTCGGTTAAGCGTGCGGGGCACCTAGAGAGGAAACGGGAGTCGGAGCCGCTCGCCTAGGGTTTCTTTTTGAGCAGCGGCAGTCCAAAAGAAGGGcttcccgccccccgcccccgttTAACTTTCTCCCAGAGCAGCCTCCAGGGTACCAGGCAGCGGGGAAAGGATGCGCTCACACTCTCACTTGTCCCAGAGTTGGGAGCAAGCGACTCCTTTCGACCTCCCCTCACTCCCAGAGTACAAACTCTGCTCCCAGAGCCTGGCATAGGGGCCATCTCCTTAAGGAGAACACAAGCCTGGGACTGGACTGAGTGGCCACCCACCGCTGCCGCTAAGGGAGTCAACCAGCTCCTGCCAGGCACTGGAGTGGGGATAAGTTCCGTAGAGATTGGGGTGCAGATTGGGGATGGAAGCCGCCGGAAGCAGCTGTCCTCTGCTTCCCACACAGTACAGAAGGCTTTGAACAGGCAAAAGTAATAGGATGGGAGGAACTTCTCAAGGACACTGCAGGGGTGAATATCTATGATTCAAAGGGCCACTGGCTGCCCCCACACTGTTAGGGGCTTCAGACTggcttgggttggccctggaccCCAAGAGGGACTCTATTGCCCTGTTCTGTAATCTACAGGGCTGTGCCCGGGTGTTTGcgtatggagagggagggagaactTGCTAGAAACTGATGCGCAGTGGCTGGTGCGGGGAGGTGGATTCCGAGCTGGTCACGATGCAGGGTACCTGGGGACGGTGGTGGGAGGGGGACCGGCTAGAGGCAAAGCACAAAGAAGGCAGTCGGAAGCAAGACGACACCTCGCGTTGGATTTGTCCAAAACCAGTTAGAGATCAAAGAGGGGGCGGTCAGGGAGCTCTGATTGGTCAGAGGGAGGGGTTTGGGGTGGAGCTAGCCGCCTCTTGAGGCTTTAAAAGCTCATCGGAGAGGGGCGGGAATGCTGTCATTTGCTCTCAGACTCTCGCAGGGGTGGCAGCTTTTCCGAAGCTCCCAGCAACAGAACAGGTGTTCGCTGTCCGGACCTGGCTGGGAGGACCTGACGATCCTCAGCAGCAACATGGGACGCACCCTGGCGGTCCCTACCCCATACGGCTGTATCGGCTGCAAACTGCCACAACCGGACTACCCACCGGCTCTAATCGTCTTTATGTTCTGTGCAATGGTTATCACCATCGTCGTAGACCTGATTGGCAACTCCATGGTCATTTTGGCTGTGTCGAAGAACAGGAAGCTCCGAAACTCTGGTAAGacccccttccttctccctacCCACGGTGCAGCCACTTCCAACCCCTAGGGTGTTAGTTTGGGTGCATGGAATAGGGAACGTGTGGACGGCCCTGCTTCCCATGTCCCGGCGAATCGCGGTGGTGATATTCTGCCAGGGGGGAGGTCTCATCAACTTAGAGCTTCTCCAGGCTGCGGACGTTTGGAGAAGCTCTGGGCGTCCAAGTGCAAATCTCAGGTCCCCGAGGTGCGCGGCAGACCGCCGAGCCCTGCCCCGTCGGGAACCTGATGCAGAGGGAGCCGGCATCCGAGCGGAGAGTCCAGCGGCCGCCCGGGGACAGCACGCCGAGTCGGACGCCGCAGAAGAGGTGGCCGCGCCGAGGCAGCGCGGGGGGAATTGACGCGGAGGGAGCAGCGGGGTTGCGACTCGCTCCGGTAAAGTTAAGTTCTCCGCGGCCGAGGCGGCGTTTGCCAGAGCGCGGCGCGGCGGCGGTGGAGCCCAAGCCTGGCTGAGCCCCCGCTCGCCTAAGCCCTGTGGCTCCAGGGCGGCTCCCGGGCGGCGGAGCGCAGACCCCTCGAGCCTGAGTGTGGATCAAGGCGGTCTGAGCCCTCCGGAGCCGAGCTCTGTCAGCCCGTCCCAGGGCGCACGGCAGAGAGAGGTGAGCGGGCGGCTGGGCGCAGCAGGCGGTGGCAGCGGCTGCAGCTGAGATCCCGAAGTCCGTAAGCGAGATGTCGGGGGTCGCAGGACGAGGCGGCGGAAAGGTTTGGGAACTCGGCGTCCTGGGGGCACAGAAGACAGCAGAACAGATAAGGATCGCTGGAAGGCTGCGGGAGAGCTCAGACATCGTAGAGGGCAACCACAGGGAGACCGTAAAGCGCGGGGATCTGGGATGGGGCGGAGCGCAGATCGAGACTCCCTTCGTGGCTCGCCGGTGGCAAGGGGAGGGGGCCGGCTGCGAGCGGGCCCGGGAAACCGCGCTGGACGCTGCTGGGCGCTGTGtgcccggggcgggggcggcggaCAGGGCGGGCCAGCGAGCAATGTTTGCAGGTTGGGCCAGAGAGGACTTTTGGGAGGGGGAGGCGGAGGAGGGGCGAAGGGGCCCAAAAACCCTGCTCCGGCTCCCGGAGGGAGGGGGTAGCGCCCAGGGTCTCCGCCGCCTAGATCCTGGCTGGCTGGGGCCCGAGGGCAGAGGGGAGCAAGGGGATGGGATCTGAAGGGGATGGGCACCGACGGGACCCGGGCCGAAGGGGTGCCAGGGATAGGAGGGCGCCAATATCTGCGAGATTACTTTGCTTGGACGAGGAACCACAAACACCATACAAGTTTCTAGAGGCACAGAGGAGCACAGTCacgaaaagttttcttttaaactctGATGGGTGTGTCTGATTTCTCCGCTGTTCCCCAGAGGCGCGGGGCCGCCCGCTGGCATCTCACCTGCACCTCAGCGGTAAGGTCCGAAGTTGCCCAAAGCTGGAGCGCCCCAGGGGGAACGCGCCTGCAAAGTCCGTtttgtcttctttccttcttctccttcctttctttctataaTTGAAATAAAGGTGTTTTGGTTGTCGTGGTTTTGTTTTCAaggctttgcttctcttcttctctgatATGATGACTTTGAGGGAAAACCCTAGAAAGAACGTCTTGGGTAGAAGCACTGAGGCCCCACTTTAGCAGGCGGAAGTGGTCAGAAGGAGccattcctttgcctttttaaaagtGCTCACTTTCTCCCAGTCCAAGATGAAGTGCAGTATTTTGCCAAACCAATTCTCATTAGCAACGAGGTGTTCCCAGAAAAAGGGATCGGCGCCTGCACTTTGACCTTACAGGTTTTACAAACAGCTTTCCTATCGCCGCCCTACGAAACAGGAGTAGGGGCATGtctccccttcccccatttcATATTTAGCTCCAGTAAAGCCTGGGGCCGCGCGCCGGAGCCCGTGTGCAGGGGAGCGAACTTGCTGATGCCAAGGCTCTGCACTGGGACCCGCGAGGAGCAGGCTCTTCTGATCCTTGCAGAGATTTTTCTgatccccccccccctccccgctcaCTATTTCTCAAGACAAAATTTTATAGGGCCTTCCTACCTCATCCGCCTCAGTTTTTACTCTTACGTTACCTGGGAAATGGTAAGTTTTTACAGGGTTAGGTCTGAGATTCTTGTCTGATCCCGCTGGGAAAGACCGCTTAAGACAAGGACGGCCTCTAATGCCCTTTCTCAGGCAGTTCTCTTTAGGCGCGTTTGCTGTTGTAAATGCGTAAGTTAGAGAAGGCAGCGGGCAAATTTATGTTTTTGGGTAGGCGAGGTTGAGACTTCCTAACAGTCCTCCAAACTCATCACCACCCTCTAGCCTGTTTACAACGGACAGCTCCATCTAGCACCCAGTGCTCCCTTCCTACTCCCCTCGCCAAAAGTTtgcgttttgtttttgtttaaaatagtgtccgcttttttgtttttgtttaaaatagtgTCCGCGGGTCTGTCCATGTGTGGGGGAGTGTGAAGGCCCCCCCAGCAGGCTCGTTCTGTGGTAACTTCACTTCTTTCCCAAAGCAGCGATGACgttctctgaaggaaaaaaaaaaaaaaaaacaacttggtgAAAGGACAGGAGCTTGAACCTTTTGAGCTTGTGCATCAAAACCACTTGGGACATGCttgtaactaaaaataaaaacacaactgtATTTCTTTGAAAGAATTCTAGAGTTCTAAGTTGTCACTCCAGCTGGCCTTTCCCTCCAGCTTACATTTGTAGATTTCCGAAACTTAACCATTTATTCCTCTCTGTCTTTCCTCCGCCCCTCCACCCCTATATGTTTTTCAGGCAACGCCTTTGTGGTTAGCCTCTCTGTGGCTGATATGCTGGTGGCCATCTACCCCTATCCTCTGATGCTACATGCCATGGCCATCGGTGGCTGGGATCTCAGCAAGTTACAGTGCCAGATGATGGGGTTCATCACAGGCCTGAGTGTGGTCGGTTCTGTCTTCAACATCATGGCCATCGCCATCAACCGTTACTGCTACATCTGCCACAGCCTCCAGTATGAGCGCATCTTTAGTGTGCGCAATACCTGCATTTTTCTGGCTGTCACCTGGATCATGACGGTTCTGGCTGTCTTACCCAACATGTACATTGGCACCATCGAGTATGATCCTCGCACCTACACCTGCATCTTTAACTATGTGAACAACCCTGCCTTTGCTGTGACCATTGTCTGCATCCACTTTGTCCTTCCTCTGCTCATAGTGGGTTTCTGCTACATGAAGATCTGGATCAAAGTGCTGGCAGCTCGTGACCCGGCTGGACAGAACCCGGACAACCAGCTTGCTGAGGTTCGCAATTTTCTAACCATGTTTGTGATCTTCCTCCTCTTTGCAGTGTGCTGGTGCCCTATCAACGCGCTCACTGTTCTGGTGGCTGTCAGTCCAAAGGAGATGGCAGACAAGATCCCCAACTGGGTTTATCTTGCAGCTTACTTTATAGCCTACTTCAATAGCTGCCTCAACGCGGTGATCTATGGTGTCCTCAATGAGAATTTCCGAAGAGAATACTGGACCATCTTCCACGCGATGCGGCATCCTGTCCTGTTCCTCTCTGGCCTCCTCACTGATGTCCGTGAGATGCAGGAGGCCCAAGCCCATGCCCGCGCCCGTGCCCATGCCCGTGCACAAGCCCGTGAACAAGACCGTGCCCGTGCCTGTGCTGCTGTGGAGGAAATACCGATGAGCGTCCGGAATGTTCCCCTACCTGGTCATGGTGCAGCTGGCCAACCTGAGTGTGTCTCTGGCCACCCTAAGCCAGCCTCTGGCCATTCCAGGTCTGCCTCTGCCCACCGCAAATCTGCCTCTGCTCGCCCTAAGTCTGCCTCGGGCCAGTCCAAGTGTGCCACTGTCTATCCTAAACCAGCCTCTGTCCATTTCAAGCCTTCCTCTGTCTATTTCAAGGCCGACTCTGTCTATTTCAAGCCTTCCTCCAGCCACCCCAAGCCTGTCACTGGTCCCTCTAAGACTGCCATCAGCCCTGCCACCAGCTTCCCCAAACCCACCACTGGCTACACCCAGCATGCTACCATTCACTCTGAGCCCACCACTCCTGACTATCTCGAGCCCATCACCACTAGCCACTCTAAGCCTGTCATCGCCAGCCATTCTGAGCTTGCAGCCTCCTGCCACCTGGAGTGTGACATCTTTGACCTCTCTGACCCTACCTCCAGCCCTGCCAGTGACTCCTCCGACTCTGCTGCCAGCTTGCTGGACcctaccgctgctgctgctgccactgttGACCCCACTGTGGTCACCACTGATTACCATGAGGTTGTATTTATTGATGTTGATGCTGATTCTGATGAAATGGCTGTGTAAAAATCGCTCTTGGAGTGGCCAAACAATGGTCCACTTTTAAGTTTTCCTAGCATATGTAATGCACACTGAGATAGCTTAGTGAATCTGCACACAAACAGATGTGCGTGGGCATGGACTCACAGACATGGTAGAAGCTTCACCCACCTTTTCAGGCATACTCCTCCTTTACATTATGTACTCTGAAAAAGTGTGAGTGTGTGCGCTTGCTATTAGAGCTACCAAATTTCCCTCACATTTGACTTCTGTTGTTTTGAGCTTCCCTTTCCTCCTGGGATTGACCGTGAACCCACAGTGATCCTTGAACTTGTAGACTCTGATTTTTCCCCACGCCTGTGTAACCCATTCTCCcctctcatttcctcctccttgttTCTGCTTTCTTCTCCCATTCCtcgaggggtgggggaggagcgcatgctcagtggtaaaggtgCTCTATGTTAAAGCCTTCCTTCAAGCTTTATGTGTTTAAGTGTGTAACTCTTTACTGTACTTTTAATGGCAATCCAAAAGGCAGTTGCGATAAAGTACAAGTACTTGAAAAAGTTTTTCTAAATTCCAGCAACAAACTATGACCCATATCTGAAGAACACACTTAATAAGATCTTACTAAAAGAAATATTCATGCCTATGAGATCAAATGGCAAAACGAAGGATGTGGCTGCACCGAATCATTTCTATTTTGTgaaaattcaaatgttggtgttgATTTTTATAGTCAAACATGAATGTAAATGATGAGATGTTTTTACATTATTTGTAGTTGCTTACCTTTTTTCAATATTTGCCAGgattttctttcacttagttccagaaaaacaaatccaTCCATAAACTAGTTTTTCCCCAGATCCAAATTTATGGTTGCTAAGATCATTTATGTCAtgcttttaatattataattCACAACTACTCTTTatcttagagattttttttaatacagcttGATGTTTTTATGTAGTCAGTTTTACACCTTTCTTTTTCAATCAAAGGGGAATTTGAGATAATAACTGGTAGCCAGAAGTGAATGGAGTACTGCTTGAACTTGTAAACGAGTGCCTCTCTAAAAGCCTTTCTTTCCTGCCCCGTCCCTCTGAGCCTCCTCGCTGTGGTGGGGAGTGTGGAGGGACATGGGGAGGAATACTTGCCAACATCAGCCAAGCTCACCACCTTGAGGTTCTGTGATCCACAGCGTTAAGTTGTTGGCAGCCCagggaatgattttttttctctagaattTAAGAAAACATTGTCTAATAAAAATCTCAATTATTGATTCAAATCAGCACTTAAAGTGAAGTTTATTGTACAGACGTTTGTAAGGATAATGGAAATGTATTATACTGCCTTAATTCAATTCTGTATTTGTGCTAGCaattaaataaaagcatttttgtGTCCTTGGTGTGTGATTTGTGGATAAATTTGCTTCTGCCACCAGAGTTACTTATGGGGAGGGCTAAGGGGTGGGTGGAAATGTGTCCCCCTTGGGGGAACGAGAGACTTGGATGCAAGCAGTCTCCCTGCTATACCCCAGGGTGAATCACATAACTCCTCTCTCCACAGCTGTGTGGCTTAATGAGCTGGTCCGGCTgtggtgggggcagaggagggcTCCCTGGGTGTGGTGTGTTCTTCTCACTGATGTGGTGACAATGGACGATATGACCTGCCTGCTCTGGGACTCCTGGACCCTGCCTGTCAAGGCTTCTGAAAATAgatcctcttttaccctcatggAAGGAGTAGAGTGGGGCCTCAATTATGTCACAACTCCACAGGCTGCTGGGACCAAATAACAGAGGCCATGATCCAATGGGGGCAGGCACAGGGGTGTGGGACAGAAGGATGGGTGGAAGTTAGGTGACAAGATCCCAGCCACTGGGCAAGCCTCCTTGGCTTCAGGAACATAGCCTCGAAAGAATCTCTAATTACCTCAAGGTAATGCCCCAAACAAATGACTCTATAAAAATAAAGGTGGATTCAAAGTAATATATGGTAGGATATCAATTTGGTTAAGAACATGTACATTAaaacatgcacatatacacagacTCACAGAGTTATGCATACCTATGTAGTTGTCCCATCCAGGTTTAACCAGACTGCAAATATAAACTGAGGTCATCTTAATGTTTGATGCCCAAATTACAGGGGTTCAAGCTCCAACAGAGTGACTGCTGTACCTCAGGCCAATTCTGCATCAACATTCCTGCCAAGTATCCCCGGATATGCAAAAAGGATGCTTACTTGAGTGCTCACAAATTGCTCTGCAGTCTCTCACTGAGCCCCATCCCCTCCGCCCCATGTTTTCTTTGTTCTCCCTGTCTGCTGTAACTCAAGGAGCTTGCTTTGGGTAATATTGCAAGTGTTCAAAGCAAGGGTGCTGGGTCACGATGCTCCCAACTGGGTGCAGGATTCTGAGAGGTGACAGGAGAGGTGAAAAAAAAACTACTGGCATCTTTTACAACCTTGTTTCACACTCTGCTCTGAGGTGCCTGGCAACACTACTTATGCCAGAGTCTCTCTCACAAAGTCTCATGAAAGCAGCCACTTCAGCCACTCTGCTAACCAGCAAGATGCGTTCATCattcctgcctccccacctccacccccataaTCTACTCCCATGGGAACAAGCATCAGTTGAAGCATGGTGCCTCCAGTTTATACATAGCCAAGAAACATTTTTCTCTGC
This DNA window, taken from Bubalus kerabau isolate K-KA32 ecotype Philippines breed swamp buffalo chromosome X, PCC_UOA_SB_1v2, whole genome shotgun sequence, encodes the following:
- the GPR50 gene encoding melatonin-related receptor translates to MGRTLAVPTPYGCIGCKLPQPDYPPALIVFMFCAMVITIVVDLIGNSMVILAVSKNRKLRNSGNAFVVSLSVADMLVAIYPYPLMLHAMAIGGWDLSKLQCQMMGFITGLSVVGSVFNIMAIAINRYCYICHSLQYERIFSVRNTCIFLAVTWIMTVLAVLPNMYIGTIEYDPRTYTCIFNYVNNPAFAVTIVCIHFVLPLLIVGFCYMKIWIKVLAARDPAGQNPDNQLAEVRNFLTMFVIFLLFAVCWCPINALTVLVAVSPKEMADKIPNWVYLAAYFIAYFNSCLNAVIYGVLNENFRREYWTIFHAMRHPVLFLSGLLTDVREMQEAQAHARARAHARAQAREQDRARACAAVEEIPMSVRNVPLPGHGAAGQPECVSGHPKPASGHSRSASAHRKSASARPKSASGQSKCATVYPKPASVHFKPSSVYFKADSVYFKPSSSHPKPVTGPSKTAISPATSFPKPTTGYTQHATIHSEPTTPDYLEPITTSHSKPVIASHSELAASCHLECDIFDLSDPTSSPASDSSDSAASLLDPTAAAAATVDPTVVTTDYHEVVFIDVDADSDEMAV